AATTATTTTTAATGCTTTGGCAATTTATCAGTGCAGGATGCGGTATCGCTATTGCTGCCGTTGTGTTGGTGGCAATGAAAAATAAAACAAGTACTAAATTAGGCAATTTTTATTCCTTCTTTGTGAGATCGAGTACACGCATTCTTTTCCCTCTTGCTCTATTACTTGCTATTATCTTAGTTTTCAATGGCACTCCGATGACTTTTCTTGGAAAAGGAATAATGCATACGATGCAAGGCGACACGGTTCATGTCAGCCGGGGACCGGCAGCAGGCTTTATTGCTATAAAACAATTGGGCACTAATGGAGGCGGTTTCTTTGGTGTAAACTCAGCACATCCTCTTGAGAACCCTTCCTATTTCACCGATATGCTTGAGAACATCTCTATTATTCTTATTCCTATGGCATTGATTTTCGCGCTGGGTTATTATTTGAAAAAGCGAAAATTGGCCTGGACTATATTTACTGTAATGTGTATCGGTTTTTTACTCTTACTTGTCCCTACCGTTCATAATGAAATGCTGGGGAATCCGGGCATTGCTAAAATGGGTATTATGCAAAATATGGGAAGTATGGAAGGGAAAGAAGTTCGGCTCAGTTCCGCTGCATCTGCTAACTGGGCGATATATACCACTGTTACAAGTAATGGCTCTGTAAATGCAATGCATGATAGCCTTAAACCACTTTCTGGTCTCTGTGTTATGCTTGGAATGATGGTTAACGCCTTCTTTGGTGGAGTTGGTGTAGGCTTTTTAAATTTCTACATATTTGTCATCCTTGCAGTTTTTATAAGTGGCTTAATGGTAGGAAGAACACCGGAGTTCTTAGGAAAGAAAATAGAAGCAAAAGAAATGAAAATTGCAATGATCATTGCACTGCTACATCCATTTCTGATATTGACAAGTACTGCCATCGCAAGTCACCTTTACGCAGGCAATGCAACAGAATATGCCTCCTGGCTAGGAAATCCAACCTATCATGGATTCAGCGAAATGCTTAACGAATTTACTTCGTCAAGCGCTAATAATGGGAGTGGCTTTGCGGGGCTTGGGAATAATACGCCTTTTTGGAATATTGCTTGTGGTATCGTGATGTTGCTCGCAAGGTATTTGCCCATTATTGGTCCGGTGGCCATTGCAGGATCCTTAGCAAGCAAAAAATATGTTCCAGAAAGTTCGGGCACACTTAAGACCGACACTTCAACTTTCGGATTAATGGTATTTGCAGTTATCTTGATTGTTACAGCATTATCATTTTTTCCTGCATTGACATTAGGCCCCATCGCAGAACATTTTTCATTCAAATAATTTAATAATAAAATGACAACAAAGAAGAACTCATTGTTTCAAAAGGATTTACTGGGAGAAGCTTTCAGACAATCTTTTATAAAACTGAACCCCAAAATAATGTTCCGCAACCCCGTGATGTTTACGGTCGAAATAGGAACGATTGTAATGCTTTTTGTTTGTGGCTGGATTTTAATGGGTGAAAAATCACAAGGAAGTTTTACCTATAATTTAATCGTATTTCTCGTCTTATTACTCACCTTATTATTTGCAAATTTTGCAGAAGCCATTGCAGAAGCCAGAGGGAAAGCTCAGGCAAATAGTTTGCGTAAAACAAGGGAAGAAACGCCTGCAAAAAAAATAGAAATCTTAGGAGATATTTTTGTAAATGAAGTGCATATTGTCCCTTCCTCTACTTTAAGAAAAGGAGATATGTTTATTTGTGAAGCCAGTGATATTATTCCTTCTGATGGAGAAATAATCCAAGGACTTGCTACCATTGACGAAAGCGCCATTACCGGTGAAAGCGCTCCGGTAATCCGCGAAGCAGGAGGAGATAAAAGCTCTGTAACAGGTGGCACTAAAGTATTATCCGATAAAATAAAGGTAAAAGTTACCACAGAACAAGGGGAAAGCTTTTTGGATAAAATGATTGCCCTGGTAGAAGGTGCCAGCCGGCAGAAAACACCCAATGAAATTGCTTTAACAATACTATTGGCGGGCTTTACATTAGTCTTTATCATTGTAACGGTGACACTAAAACCTTTTGCAGATTATGCGAATGTACCTATTACTATAGCAGCCTTTATTTCCTTATTCGTTTGTTTAATTCCAACAACAATTGGCGGCTTATTGTCTGCCATTGGTATTGCAGGCATGGACAGAGCATTGCGTGCCAATGTTATTACTAAAAGTGGTAAAGCTGTAGAGACAGCTGGAGATATTGATGTATTATTATTAGATAAAACAGGTACAATCACTATTGGCAACCGTAAAGCGACCAACTTCTTTCCAATCAAAGATATTGATGAAAAACATTTTATCAAAGCTGTCGTATTAAGTTCTATGGCCGATGAAACACCTGAAGGAAAATCCATTATCGAATTGGCAGGCGTAAATCCATTAAGTTATGCTATTCAAAATCCGCGCTATATAAAATTCACCGCGGAAACAAGAAGTTCGGGAATTGATTTTGAAAATACTAAAATTCGAAAAGGAGCCTCGGATTCTATTCGTATACTTACCGAAAGAGCAGGAAATATATTCCCTCCGGAAATTGAAGAACATGTAAGAAATATTTCCAATAACGGCGGAACGCCCTTGGTGGTAGCAGAAAATGAAAAAGTCATTGGCGTAATCGAATTGCAGGACATCATCAAACCCGGCATTAGCGAACGCTTTGAACGGTTACGTAAAATGGGCATTAAAACGGTAATGGTAACCGGCGATAACCCGTTAACGGCCAAATACATTGCAGAAAAAGCAGGGGTAGATGATTTTATTGCTGAGGCCAAACCAGAAGATAAGATGAATTATATAAAGAAAGAACAGGCAGAAGGCCGGTTGGTGGCCATGATGGGTGACGGTACTAATGATGCACCGGCACTGGCACAGGCTGATGTAGGAGTAGCAATGAATAGTGGTACACAAGCAGCCAAAGAAGCAGGTAACATGGTAGACTTAGACAATGACCCCACAAAATTAATAGAAGTAGTAGAAATAGGTAAGCAGCTTTTAATGACAAGGGGCACTTTAACCACTTTCAGTATTGCCAATGACGTAGCAAAATATTTTGCTATTATTCCGGCGCTTTTTATTGTAACTATTCCTTCATTAAAAGCATTAAATATCATGCAATTACATAGCCCGCAAACGGCTATTTTATCGGCCGTAATTTTCAATGCTATAGTGATCCCAATGCTGATCCCCTTGGCACTAAAGGGCGTACCCTATAAACCAATTGGCGCGAGCGCATTACTTCGGAGAAACTTATTTATCTATGGCTTAGGGGGCATTATTGTTCCGTTTATCGGCATTAAATTGATTGATATTCTGGTGTCCTTGTTTTGCTAATCCATCTTAAAATATAAAAAATGAAATCACATATATTTCCGGCTATACGCCTTACCTTAATTTGTCTTATATTTTTTGTAGGTGTTTACGTTGCAATTGTTTATGGCTTTGCACAATTCTCACCCAACAAAGGCAGAGGCGAGATTATAACACAAAATGGTAAAACATATTATAGCAATATTGGACAACTGTTTAACGAGGATAAATACTTTTATTCGCGCCCATCAGCAGTAAATTATGATGCTTCCGGCAGTGGCGGAAGTAACAAAAGCACGACGAATCCAGAATATTTAAAATTGGTACAGGCGCGT
The Arachidicoccus soli DNA segment above includes these coding regions:
- the kdpA gene encoding potassium-transporting ATPase subunit KdpA — translated: MNTEILGVIAIFVSTVLLAIPLGKYIGKVFNYEKTWLDGIFNPIDKLFFKFSGIDSDKQMDWKQHLTALLTINLVWFLLTMFVLTNMNWLPLNPDHNPSMSGDLAFNTTISFITNTNLQHYSGESAISYFGQLFLMLWQFISAGCGIAIAAVVLVAMKNKTSTKLGNFYSFFVRSSTRILFPLALLLAIILVFNGTPMTFLGKGIMHTMQGDTVHVSRGPAAGFIAIKQLGTNGGGFFGVNSAHPLENPSYFTDMLENISIILIPMALIFALGYYLKKRKLAWTIFTVMCIGFLLLLVPTVHNEMLGNPGIAKMGIMQNMGSMEGKEVRLSSAASANWAIYTTVTSNGSVNAMHDSLKPLSGLCVMLGMMVNAFFGGVGVGFLNFYIFVILAVFISGLMVGRTPEFLGKKIEAKEMKIAMIIALLHPFLILTSTAIASHLYAGNATEYASWLGNPTYHGFSEMLNEFTSSSANNGSGFAGLGNNTPFWNIACGIVMLLARYLPIIGPVAIAGSLASKKYVPESSGTLKTDTSTFGLMVFAVILIVTALSFFPALTLGPIAEHFSFK
- the kdpB gene encoding potassium-transporting ATPase subunit KdpB codes for the protein MTTKKNSLFQKDLLGEAFRQSFIKLNPKIMFRNPVMFTVEIGTIVMLFVCGWILMGEKSQGSFTYNLIVFLVLLLTLLFANFAEAIAEARGKAQANSLRKTREETPAKKIEILGDIFVNEVHIVPSSTLRKGDMFICEASDIIPSDGEIIQGLATIDESAITGESAPVIREAGGDKSSVTGGTKVLSDKIKVKVTTEQGESFLDKMIALVEGASRQKTPNEIALTILLAGFTLVFIIVTVTLKPFADYANVPITIAAFISLFVCLIPTTIGGLLSAIGIAGMDRALRANVITKSGKAVETAGDIDVLLLDKTGTITIGNRKATNFFPIKDIDEKHFIKAVVLSSMADETPEGKSIIELAGVNPLSYAIQNPRYIKFTAETRSSGIDFENTKIRKGASDSIRILTERAGNIFPPEIEEHVRNISNNGGTPLVVAENEKVIGVIELQDIIKPGISERFERLRKMGIKTVMVTGDNPLTAKYIAEKAGVDDFIAEAKPEDKMNYIKKEQAEGRLVAMMGDGTNDAPALAQADVGVAMNSGTQAAKEAGNMVDLDNDPTKLIEVVEIGKQLLMTRGTLTTFSIANDVAKYFAIIPALFIVTIPSLKALNIMQLHSPQTAILSAVIFNAIVIPMLIPLALKGVPYKPIGASALLRRNLFIYGLGGIIVPFIGIKLIDILVSLFC
- a CDS encoding K(+)-transporting ATPase subunit C, which translates into the protein MKSHIFPAIRLTLICLIFFVGVYVAIVYGFAQFSPNKGRGEIITQNGKTYYSNIGQLFNEDKYFYSRPSAVNYDASGSGGSNKSTTNPEYLKLVQARIDTLLVHNPGIDKAEIPSDIVTASGSGLDPNISVQAAEIQVKRISKIRGIAEDKLQALIASNTEKPFLGLFGTEKINVLKLNLALDNLK